The Littorina saxatilis isolate snail1 linkage group LG13, US_GU_Lsax_2.0, whole genome shotgun sequence genome contains a region encoding:
- the LOC138983702 gene encoding uncharacterized protein → MLLRKLRKALRLKKLVHYAVIAIVVWISCRLYIAYQAGQQQGGRYKAYGPRDIGRGREGPDYDESWDIDNKFNHKDKHESGKSRLKEKDRDDEVHRENKDKKSRSDHEEQRGGGDQDEKIGGGDNKIPDSDHKKDNVMQFGEEGAGEGRSEDKLSKKDGSKEEFQVENKIDWLLEEELQKRRKLFLDDVAKRAEEYDPNDFKDMQEADDHLAFITAATEKTSWTALLQFIYSVQYFYPSSDIGVYDLGLSDEKRRQLTTYCRVSVNPSFTKLWPDHLTDLTKPMWRPMIWQMGLAHYGHIIFVEPERYLHKKNMKDYIEHSRRYGITVVGRKLQYSPFVVTHPEMYYFLNVDTRKLQRVNMFDVSMIIMHNSQPVRHDFMRHLVSCTLEEYCITPPGSRQQCDNRLYPGSKKYANCHRYDLSAVNILLDKWFGFKQEDFLVKDIATAHYDGKDVSNRIKVCKNREEI, encoded by the exons ATGTTGTTACGAAAACTGAGGAAAGCGCTACGCCTGAAAAAGCTCGTGCATTATGCTGTCATAGCTATTGTTGTGTGGATATCATGCAGACTGTACATTGCTTATCAG GCAGGGCAACAACAAGGAGGCCGTTACAAGGCGTACGGTCCTCGGGATATCGGGAGAGGCCGAGAAGGCCCAGACTACGACGAATCCTGGGACATCGATAACAAGTTCaatcacaaagacaaacatGAATCGGGAAAGTCTCGgttaaaagaaaaagacagagatgaCGAAGTTCACCgagaaaacaaagacaaaaagtCTCGTTCAGATCACGAGGAGCAGAGAGGAGGGGGCGACCAAGACGAGAAAATAGGTGGAGGGGACAATAAGATACCTGATTCAGATCACAAAAAAGACAATGTGATGCAGTTTGGTGAGGAGGGAGCGGGGGAGGGGCGATCTGAGGATAAACTTTCCAAGAAGGACGGCAGTAAAGAAGAATTTCAG GTCGAAAATAAGATCGACTGGCTGTTAGAAGAGGAACTACAAAAACGGCGGAAGCTTTTTCTGGATGATGTAGCCAAGCGCGCGGAGGAATATGACCCCAACGATTTCAAGGACATGCAGGAAGCAGACGATCACTTGGCCTTCATCACGGCTGCCACGGAAAAGACCTCATGGACCGCTCTCTTGCAATTCATCTATTCCGTTCAGTATTTTTACCCCAGCAGTGACATTGGCGTGTACGACCTTGGCCTTTCCGACGAAAAGCGAAGACAG TTGACCACATACTGCAGAGTGTCCGTGAACCCCAGCTTCACCAAGCTGTGGCCGGACCACCTGACTGACTTGACCAAGCCTATGTGGAGACCTATGATCTGGCAG ATGGGCCTGGCGCACTACGGCCACATCATCTTCGTGGAGCCCGAGCGCTACCTCCACAAGAAGAACATGAAGGACTACATCGAGCACAGTCGTCGGTACGGCATCACCGTGGTTGGCCGCAAGCTGCAGTACAGCCCCTTCGTCGTCACCCACCCCGAGATGTACTACTTCCTCAATGTCGACACGCGCAAGCTGCAACGCGTCAACATGTTTGACGTGAGCATGATCATCATGCACAACTCGCAGCCCGTACGTCACGACTTTATGCGCCACCTGGTGAGCTGCACGCTGGAGGAGTATTGCATTACGCCCCCTGGATCCAGGCAGCAGTGCGACAATAGGTTGTATCCTGGCTCCAAGAAGTACGCCAATTGTCACCGCTACGATCTGTCGGCTGTCAATATTCTGCTCGACAAGTGGTTCGGGTTCAAGCAGGAAGATTTCTTGGTAAAGGACATAGCCACGGCTCATTACGATGGCAAGGATGTTAGTAACAGGATTAAGGTTTGCAAGAACAGAGAGGAAATCTGA